The genomic segment CGACCTCTCTCCATCCTTTAAGGACGCAAGAATCTGACGTCGGGTAGGATCGGCAAGTGCGGCGAATGTAGCGCTTAAGTGATCTGCAGTGGCAGAGAGCTGAACCATATAGTTAATTAACCATCTGGTAAAATAATAAAAACAAGATCTATAGTCAAGAGAAAAAGGGAGAAAAATTTTAGGATTCGGGGAGAAAGATTAGAAATGCCCCTGGGAAACAAGGGGATGTGGAGGAAAATGGGGGTAGAATGTAGTACCTTCTACCCCTAAATAAAACCTAAAAGAACGGGAAATTGCAATAACCCGCCGATTCCGGGCCAAATAGCAATTTTTGGGAACTTAGATTTGGCTAAGTGAGAAACCTAAGACTTTTTAATCAACGGGTTGCCTTTTCCATCCCTGTAGGAACCGGTAAGAATAAGGATAAAATCTACGACGGCCCAGATCCCACAGCAGCCAAAGGTTAATAATTGGGCGATACCGATCCCCGTATTACCCGTATAAAAACGATGAATTCCGAAAGTTCCTAAGAAGAAGCAAAGAAGAAGAGCGGTTAACCAGTCGGTTCCGGAGCCGAATGTGTCGGAAGAAAATTGGCGGACACCGCAGTTCGGACAAATCTCGGCGGCCTTCTTGATTATGGAGCCGCAGGTCTCGCAGTATTTCTCGTCGATTCCCTTCTCTTTTTGACCTGCCATAAAAACCTCGGTTTTCGGAATGTAGTCTCAAAAGAGACCAGCGCAAAAATAATTTCCACTTCGAAAAAAGGCATTCAAAAAATCGAATTCTTTATCATAAAATCGGAGTTTCGGTTAACCTCAAGTTCCCCGTTCTTAGCGATTTTGGGATAGAATTACTTAATAGAAAAGGTCCATTTTAGATCGATTTTTCCATCCCGCCTGACTGGAAGAATTCACGAAATACACTTTAATATCCGCCTGGCTTTCATGAGCCACGAAATAGATCTTAAACTTTGCCTGAGATTCGTAATTGGTAAAAAACCATTTACCGTCGTTTGCTCCCGCTTGGTTGGCATACTTGACCTTATAAACCTTCAAGTCCGCCTGGTTCTCATACTTCACTACGTAAACTTTTACGTCCGCCCGGCTGGAATGATTCTCGGAGAATACGCTCTGTCCGAAAATATTTCCGGAAACCGGAACAAAAAACATTAATAGCGAAAAGAGAATGGATTTCATATGCAGTCCTAATTTCATTATACTTTTTTTTAATACTATAAACCCGTTTTACTGTTCGGAAGACAAGAAATCGTTTTTGATTCCCTCAGAATCCGACAGGTTTTTGAAACCGAATCTGAATCAAACGAAAGAGCGAGAGGCATCCGAATGTTACAAGACCCGTTAAGCTTTCGCTCTCCTTTTTCCGGATTCGAAGTTCTCCTTTACCCTGAATTTGACGATCTTCCCGATCAATCCGAGCGGCAAAGGTTTTTCGATCGGGAATTGCACCGTTCCCTTGGAATTCTTGAAACCTTTCAGCTCTTCTTGGAAGACACGGATAGCTTTTGCGCCGGGATAGAATCCTATATGATTCTTGTACGCAGCAAAATGAACCAAATTTCCATAGAAATCGAATGTAGGGATTTGATAACTGATTTTTTCTTTCGCCTCCGGAGCATTCTTTCGAATGAAGGCCCGCAAACCTTCCAGAATTTCCTGAACGTCTTCCGGGAACGTGCTGATATAATGGTCGATATCTTTATAATCTGTCTTCATGGATTTTCGGGGTCCGATCCGGAACTTTTCGTATATCCGAATATTTCAATTTTTGAATTCCAGAATTTTATACTTTTTTTAAGCGAGAGCCAAGCACAAAATTGCAATCAAAAAAGTGATCGGAGTAAAGATCAAGGTCTCCATCCGGTTAAGAG from the Leptospira wolffii serovar Khorat str. Khorat-H2 genome contains:
- a CDS encoding iron chaperone yields the protein MKTDYKDIDHYISTFPEDVQEILEGLRAFIRKNAPEAKEKISYQIPTFDFYGNLVHFAAYKNHIGFYPGAKAIRVFQEELKGFKNSKGTVQFPIEKPLPLGLIGKIVKFRVKENFESGKRRAKA
- a CDS encoding DUF6150 family protein encodes the protein MKLGLHMKSILFSLLMFFVPVSGNIFGQSVFSENHSSRADVKVYVVKYENQADLKVYKVKYANQAGANDGKWFFTNYESQAKFKIYFVAHESQADIKVYFVNSSSQAGWKNRSKMDLFY
- a CDS encoding TM2 domain-containing protein, with protein sequence MAGQKEKGIDEKYCETCGSIIKKAAEICPNCGVRQFSSDTFGSGTDWLTALLLCFFLGTFGIHRFYTGNTGIGIAQLLTFGCCGIWAVVDFILILTGSYRDGKGNPLIKKS